The following proteins are co-located in the Acidimicrobiia bacterium genome:
- a CDS encoding lipopolysaccharide biosynthesis protein, whose protein sequence is MSDEQGRPGSSPRDATSPDVVMPVQGQSGELVGRATRSFLWATASFVGSRLISFLAVVLLARILVPDDFGVVAAAMTVFLFIEFALDLGMGAALIFEQERGITDRVHTAFTLNLMVAIAMAAGFFFAAPWIADFFRVPDQVQIFRTLSLLIVVKGLSQIPDSLFKRDLEFKRRTAVDVSRAGVRLAVAVALAMADFGAWSIVWGTLAGECVGVVLSWALLGFSPRFVFQRRVARELLGFGMTVLGYRALEVFATNADYLVVGNQLGPRMLSFYYFAFRLPQLVIGNVYNVFSQVAFPTYSQARERGSATLERGMLRSLKLLALFGFTTGTGLALASRDLVDVMLPPDWAPAALPMALIALTFGLQSVGFASGDIFPAIGKPGFLLKMNLVASPILVVALILAAPRGINAVAAVHLVLTGIYSAVRLVFAVRLVQSPLSRSLVAMWPALVISIGIVVGALPVLLLFPPGALSLVVIVAAGLAGAYVAGVLFTRSVFSDAGELLGRALRSNG, encoded by the coding sequence ATGAGCGACGAGCAAGGGCGCCCCGGTTCGTCTCCACGTGACGCCACCTCGCCCGACGTCGTGATGCCGGTCCAAGGGCAGAGCGGGGAGCTCGTCGGGCGGGCCACACGGTCGTTCCTCTGGGCGACGGCGTCATTTGTGGGCAGTCGCCTGATCTCGTTCCTGGCGGTTGTACTGCTGGCACGGATCCTCGTGCCCGACGACTTCGGAGTCGTCGCGGCAGCGATGACGGTCTTCCTCTTCATCGAGTTCGCCCTGGACCTCGGCATGGGCGCAGCTCTCATCTTCGAGCAGGAGCGCGGAATCACCGACCGCGTGCACACGGCGTTCACGCTGAACCTGATGGTGGCGATCGCCATGGCAGCCGGATTCTTCTTCGCAGCACCCTGGATCGCGGACTTCTTCCGCGTTCCCGATCAGGTCCAGATCTTCCGGACGTTGTCCCTGTTGATCGTTGTCAAGGGCCTCAGCCAGATTCCGGACTCCCTGTTCAAACGTGACCTCGAGTTCAAGCGCCGCACTGCCGTCGACGTGTCGCGTGCCGGAGTACGCCTTGCCGTGGCCGTTGCGCTGGCAATGGCGGACTTCGGCGCGTGGTCGATCGTCTGGGGCACTCTCGCCGGCGAGTGCGTCGGCGTCGTACTGAGCTGGGCGCTCCTCGGTTTCTCGCCTCGGTTCGTGTTTCAGCGGCGAGTCGCACGGGAGCTTCTCGGATTCGGGATGACGGTCCTCGGCTACCGCGCGCTCGAGGTGTTCGCCACCAACGCCGACTATCTCGTCGTGGGCAACCAGCTCGGCCCCCGGATGCTGAGCTTCTACTACTTCGCCTTCCGCCTACCACAACTGGTGATCGGTAACGTCTACAACGTCTTCTCGCAGGTTGCCTTTCCCACCTACTCCCAGGCGCGGGAGCGTGGCTCTGCCACCCTGGAACGAGGGATGCTCCGATCGCTCAAGCTCCTCGCACTCTTCGGCTTCACGACAGGTACCGGCCTCGCCCTCGCGTCGCGGGACCTCGTCGACGTCATGCTCCCACCCGATTGGGCGCCGGCTGCCCTGCCGATGGCACTGATTGCGTTGACGTTCGGGCTCCAGTCCGTCGGCTTCGCCTCAGGCGACATCTTCCCCGCAATCGGGAAGCCGGGCTTCCTTCTCAAGATGAACCTGGTGGCGTCCCCGATTCTCGTCGTAGCCCTCATCCTGGCCGCCCCACGGGGGATCAATGCTGTCGCGGCCGTGCACTTGGTCCTCACGGGCATCTACTCGGCTGTTCGCCTCGTGTTCGCTGTGAGGCTCGTCCAATCACCGCTGTCGAGGTCGCTCGTGGCGATGTGGCCCGCGCTCGTCATCTCGATCGGTATCGTTGTCGGAGCGCTCCCCGTTCTCCTGTTGTTCCCACCCGGAGCTCTGTCGCTGGTCGTCATCGTTGCCGCAGGGCTCGCGGGCGCCTACGTGGCTGGGGTCCTGTTCACCCGGTCCGTGTTCTCGGACGCCGGTGAGCTGCTCGGGCGTGCATTGCGATCGAACGGATGA
- the atpA gene encoding F0F1 ATP synthase subunit alpha, producing the protein MAELTINAGEIAAALREHVGGFEPSLEQAQVGNVTEVGDGIARVSGLPNAAVNELLEFEGGTLGLALNLDEDTIGAVVLGEASDIDEGAATRATGRILSVPVGDALLGRVVDALGQPVDGKGPVSSDSERRLEIQAPGIIDRQPVDEPLQTGIKSIDAMTPVGRGQRELIIGDRKTGKTTVAIDTIINQAGQDVKCIYVAVGQKGSTVAQTVATLEENGALDYTVVVNAPASDEAVFKYLAPYTGAAMGAHWMDGGEAALVVYDDLSKQADAYRQLSLLLRRPPGREAYPGDVFYLHSRLLERAAKLSDDKGGGSLTALPIIETKAGDVSAYIPTNVISITDGQIYLQDDLFKAGVRPAVDVGISVSRVGGDAQIKAMKSVAGTLKIDLAQFRDLEAFATFGSELDKVSAAQLDRGYRLTELLKQPLNSPMPVEEQVVVIFAGTKGHIDDIEVEDVKRFETEVLEWFRVRHTDLLLDIRNTGKIADEDAIATAIDDFKAQFTPPTGHAPEIEADVDSLVADAEAVGEAESDKTLATE; encoded by the coding sequence ATGGCCGAGCTCACCATCAACGCCGGCGAGATCGCAGCGGCGCTGCGGGAGCACGTCGGGGGTTTCGAGCCCAGCCTCGAGCAGGCACAGGTCGGCAACGTCACCGAGGTCGGTGACGGCATCGCCCGTGTGTCGGGGCTTCCCAACGCGGCCGTCAACGAGCTGCTCGAGTTCGAGGGCGGAACCCTCGGCCTCGCGCTGAACCTCGACGAGGACACCATCGGCGCCGTCGTGCTCGGCGAGGCCAGCGACATCGACGAGGGTGCGGCCACCCGTGCGACGGGGCGGATCCTCTCGGTGCCGGTCGGCGACGCCCTGCTCGGCCGCGTCGTCGACGCGCTGGGTCAGCCCGTCGACGGGAAGGGCCCGGTGTCCTCCGACTCCGAGCGGCGCCTCGAGATCCAGGCGCCGGGCATCATCGACCGCCAGCCGGTCGACGAGCCGCTCCAGACCGGCATCAAGTCGATCGACGCCATGACCCCGGTGGGCCGCGGTCAGCGTGAGCTGATCATCGGCGACCGCAAGACCGGCAAGACCACCGTCGCCATCGACACGATCATCAACCAGGCCGGCCAGGACGTGAAGTGCATCTATGTGGCCGTCGGCCAGAAGGGCTCCACCGTCGCCCAGACCGTCGCCACGCTCGAGGAGAACGGGGCGCTCGACTACACCGTCGTCGTCAACGCTCCGGCGTCCGACGAGGCGGTCTTCAAGTACCTCGCCCCCTACACCGGCGCCGCCATGGGCGCGCACTGGATGGACGGCGGCGAGGCCGCGCTCGTGGTATACGACGACCTCTCCAAGCAGGCCGACGCCTACCGGCAGCTCTCGCTGCTGCTGCGCCGCCCACCGGGCCGTGAGGCCTACCCCGGCGACGTCTTCTACCTCCACAGCCGCCTTCTCGAGCGCGCCGCCAAGCTGAGCGACGACAAGGGCGGTGGGTCGCTCACGGCGCTGCCGATCATCGAGACCAAGGCGGGCGACGTCTCGGCCTACATCCCGACCAACGTGATCTCGATCACCGACGGCCAGATCTACCTCCAGGACGACCTGTTCAAGGCCGGCGTGCGCCCGGCCGTCGACGTGGGGATCTCGGTTTCCCGTGTCGGTGGTGACGCACAGATCAAAGCCATGAAGAGCGTCGCCGGAACGCTGAAGATCGACCTGGCGCAGTTCCGCGACCTCGAGGCGTTCGCCACCTTCGGCTCCGAGCTCGACAAGGTCTCGGCCGCGCAGCTCGACCGCGGATACCGGCTCACCGAGCTGCTCAAGCAGCCGCTCAACTCGCCCATGCCCGTCGAGGAGCAGGTCGTCGTGATCTTCGCCGGCACCAAGGGCCACATCGACGACATCGAGGTCGAGGACGTCAAGCGCTTCGAGACCGAGGTGCTCGAGTGGTTCCGGGTGCGCCACACGGACCTCCTCCTCGACATCCGCAACACGGGAAAGATCGCTGACGAGGACGCCATCGCGACAGCGATCGACGACTTCAAGGCGCAGTTCACGCCGCCGACCGGTCACGCCCCCGAGATCGAGGCAGACGTCGACTCGCTCGTCGCCGACGCCGAGGCCGTGGGCGAGGCCGAGTCCGACAAGACCCTGGCGACAGAGTGA
- a CDS encoding GNAT family N-acetyltransferase produces MTEKPARKPLFGGRLEFVLSDVWGISADDLAPGSVEDLPDTMSIHEVTSQADPLLSLLPERRRVFAERTLRAGDRCYMLVENEAAIAWWWVSDRSHTDHVAGMRVNLRPREAYLYDIWTVEEHRGTHAGLQLVTEVFARLMATGNYDAFITYIDNDNKPSQNFAKRFGFQPTQQFRSLRRDQRGWQIPRSDNPRGGPASRTRRGPLIPESDR; encoded by the coding sequence ATGACAGAGAAGCCTGCACGCAAACCCTTGTTCGGTGGTCGTCTGGAGTTCGTGCTGAGCGACGTGTGGGGTATCTCCGCCGACGACCTGGCGCCCGGTTCCGTCGAGGATCTTCCCGACACGATGTCGATCCACGAGGTGACCTCACAGGCCGATCCGCTGCTCTCGCTCCTTCCTGAGCGACGTCGCGTCTTCGCGGAGCGCACGCTACGAGCCGGCGACCGCTGCTACATGCTGGTGGAGAACGAGGCCGCCATTGCCTGGTGGTGGGTGTCGGACCGGTCACACACCGATCATGTCGCCGGAATGCGCGTGAACCTGCGGCCGCGGGAGGCCTACCTCTACGACATCTGGACCGTGGAAGAGCATCGCGGAACGCATGCCGGTCTGCAGCTCGTCACCGAGGTGTTCGCGAGGCTCATGGCGACGGGGAACTACGACGCGTTCATCACTTATATCGACAATGACAACAAGCCCAGCCAGAACTTCGCGAAGAGGTTCGGCTTCCAACCGACACAGCAGTTCAGGTCCCTTCGCCGTGATCAGCGGGGCTGGCAGATTCCCCGTTCGGACAACCCGCGCGGTGGTCCCGCGAGCAGGACGCGCCGTGGACCGCTGATCCCCGAGTCCGACCGGTAG
- the atpE gene encoding ATP synthase F0 subunit C gives MGYGLAAIGPGIGIGYLVGNAVQAMARQPEAAGMVRTTMFLGIAFAEALALFGFVLFFL, from the coding sequence ATGGGATACGGCCTCGCCGCCATCGGCCCCGGTATCGGCATCGGTTACCTCGTGGGGAACGCCGTGCAGGCGATGGCCCGACAGCCCGAGGCTGCCGGCATGGTGCGAACCACCATGTTCCTCGGTATCGCCTTCGCCGAAGCGCTGGCGCTCTTCGGCTTCGTCCTGTTCTTCCTCTGA
- a CDS encoding MraY family glycosyltransferase, which translates to MGGYALVFGVAAGVTWLFTWVVRWAAPRIGAVSMPDSDSRHTHSRPTPTLGGAAMFVGLLAAMLVASRMNQFHEMFDSSSEPLGVLLAAGIMFVVGALDDMREVSPPAKISGQALSGAVLSLMGVTMLYFRIPFAASDFVVLSPDLAPLITVAWVVVMANAINLIDGLDGLAAGIVVIAGTALFIFADRLFEAGLLDGSNIAPLVAVIAVGMAAGFLPHNLSPARIFMGDAGSMLLGLMLAVATITVGGRVADQFSGQTYFFFAPLAIPIVILGVPILDAVWSFLRRVARRKSVATPDQDHLHHRLVRLGHGPRRSVVILWAWTAVLSGLVLVPTFTNEGNAMVPFGVAALALLLYVYFHPSVRTERALAAEREMATDPVAGDHAGDHAGARPGDEQIVDLEARRRRDAG; encoded by the coding sequence GTGGGCGGCTACGCCCTCGTCTTCGGCGTCGCCGCCGGGGTCACCTGGCTCTTCACGTGGGTCGTCCGCTGGGCGGCCCCGCGCATCGGGGCCGTGTCGATGCCCGACTCCGACTCCCGGCACACCCACTCTCGCCCCACGCCCACCCTCGGGGGTGCGGCGATGTTCGTCGGCCTGCTCGCGGCGATGCTCGTGGCCTCACGCATGAACCAGTTCCACGAGATGTTCGACAGCTCGTCGGAGCCCCTCGGGGTGCTGCTGGCCGCGGGGATCATGTTCGTCGTCGGCGCACTCGACGACATGAGGGAGGTGTCGCCACCCGCCAAGATCTCGGGCCAGGCCCTCTCGGGCGCCGTCCTCTCCCTCATGGGTGTGACGATGCTCTACTTCCGCATCCCCTTCGCGGCGTCCGACTTCGTCGTTCTCTCGCCCGACCTGGCTCCGCTGATCACCGTGGCGTGGGTCGTCGTGATGGCCAACGCCATCAACCTGATCGACGGCCTCGACGGCCTGGCCGCGGGCATCGTGGTCATCGCCGGCACGGCCCTGTTCATCTTCGCCGACCGTCTCTTCGAGGCCGGTCTCCTCGACGGCTCGAACATCGCCCCCCTGGTGGCGGTGATCGCCGTGGGGATGGCCGCCGGCTTCCTTCCGCACAACCTCAGCCCGGCACGGATCTTCATGGGTGACGCCGGCTCGATGCTGCTCGGGCTCATGCTGGCCGTGGCCACGATCACCGTCGGGGGGCGCGTCGCCGACCAGTTCTCGGGCCAGACCTACTTCTTCTTCGCCCCGCTGGCGATCCCGATCGTGATCCTCGGCGTGCCGATTCTCGACGCCGTCTGGTCGTTCCTCCGGCGGGTGGCCCGCCGGAAGTCGGTCGCCACCCCCGACCAGGACCACCTCCACCACCGCCTCGTCCGCCTCGGGCACGGGCCCCGCCGCTCCGTCGTGATCCTGTGGGCGTGGACGGCGGTGCTGTCGGGCCTGGTGCTCGTGCCCACGTTCACCAACGAGGGCAACGCCATGGTGCCCTTCGGGGTGGCCGCTCTCGCCCTGCTCCTCTACGTCTACTTCCACCCGAGCGTCCGCACCGAGCGGGCCCTGGCGGCCGAACGTGAGATGGCGACCGACCCGGTCGCGGGTGACCACGCCGGTGACCACGCCGGTGCCCGTCCCGGGGACGAGCAGATCGTGGATCTGGAGGCCCGCCGCCGGCGCGACGCCGGCTGA
- the atpB gene encoding F0F1 ATP synthase subunit A, which translates to MSVLAAFQFPPVSHLFEWPALLLDGTPFAINKTVILCGIAALLSVGFFVLGGRKRALVPTGIQNLAESSYELVEENIAVEAMGVEDGKRWTPFLASLFFYIFFMNIFEVIPGIQFPPTSRIAIPMFLALMVWLMMIALGVKTQGLGGYFKNSLFPPGVPWPLYLLVTPIEFISTFLVRPFSHMVRLFANMMAGHILLTTFALLSAALWIAKWNIVFLPLPFLGGAAMTGFEVLVAVLQAYIFTILTAVYIGGSLHPEH; encoded by the coding sequence ATGTCCGTTCTCGCAGCGTTCCAGTTCCCGCCGGTCAGCCACCTCTTCGAGTGGCCGGCGCTCCTTCTCGACGGCACCCCGTTCGCGATCAACAAGACCGTCATCCTCTGCGGGATCGCCGCCCTCCTCTCGGTGGGCTTCTTCGTCCTCGGCGGGCGCAAGCGCGCGCTCGTCCCCACCGGAATCCAGAACCTCGCCGAGTCGAGCTACGAGCTCGTGGAGGAGAACATCGCCGTCGAGGCCATGGGCGTGGAGGACGGCAAGCGCTGGACGCCGTTCCTCGCGTCGCTGTTCTTCTACATCTTCTTCATGAACATCTTCGAGGTGATCCCCGGGATCCAGTTCCCGCCCACCTCGCGAATCGCCATCCCGATGTTCCTGGCGCTGATGGTCTGGCTGATGATGATCGCCCTCGGCGTGAAGACCCAGGGGCTGGGCGGCTACTTCAAGAACTCGCTGTTCCCGCCGGGGGTGCCCTGGCCGCTCTACCTCCTCGTGACGCCCATCGAGTTCATCTCGACGTTCCTCGTACGGCCCTTCTCCCACATGGTGCGACTGTTCGCCAACATGATGGCGGGCCACATCCTGCTCACCACCTTCGCCCTGCTGTCGGCGGCACTGTGGATCGCCAAGTGGAACATCGTCTTCCTGCCGCTGCCCTTCCTCGGCGGTGCCGCCATGACGGGCTTCGAGGTCCTCGTGGCCGTGCTCCAGGCCTACATCTTCACGATCCTCACCGCCGTGTACATCGGCGGGTCCCTGCACCCCGAGCACTAG
- a CDS encoding GNAT family N-acetyltransferase codes for MDATTTVITAPRLGTFEERWDALVAALPIPTPFLTSWWLGSFAGPEACFVLVVEDGELLGGVAFETDTWLGVRRFRMLGQRIIQPDHLDLIAHPDRRGTVEARLGEWLTRNGARFFDLDGLVPDSRLAAILPRPVQNWGETPVPFATLPGTLDEYLEEHSKLRTQVPRARRRLERDGVETRVVGSGDIERALDDLASLHAARWGDESQFLERFEEFRAAVSAGALRNEVVVVELVSHGEVIASEIDFVAGSTMHFYQAGRATDHAWRGSGNVVKAAAIDVACARNLEEYDMLRGDEPYKQDWADDSRRVVHLRSAHGLRARALLAASRVRRRLAKSGGGH; via the coding sequence ATGGACGCTACGACGACCGTGATCACCGCGCCACGGCTGGGCACGTTCGAGGAGCGCTGGGACGCACTCGTCGCCGCGCTTCCGATTCCCACGCCGTTCCTCACGTCGTGGTGGCTCGGGTCGTTCGCCGGCCCGGAAGCGTGCTTCGTGCTGGTCGTGGAGGACGGCGAGCTCCTCGGTGGCGTCGCCTTCGAGACGGATACGTGGCTCGGCGTTAGGCGTTTCCGCATGCTCGGTCAGAGGATCATCCAACCCGACCATCTCGACCTCATCGCACATCCCGATCGCCGGGGCACGGTCGAGGCGCGCCTCGGCGAGTGGCTCACGAGGAACGGAGCCCGTTTCTTCGATCTCGACGGCCTGGTTCCCGACAGCCGCCTTGCAGCGATTCTCCCGAGGCCCGTTCAGAACTGGGGCGAGACGCCGGTCCCGTTCGCCACGCTCCCCGGCACGCTCGACGAATACCTCGAGGAGCACTCCAAACTCCGCACGCAGGTCCCCCGAGCTCGGCGCCGCCTCGAGCGAGATGGTGTCGAGACGAGGGTTGTCGGGAGTGGTGACATCGAGCGCGCACTCGACGACCTGGCGTCGCTGCATGCAGCTCGGTGGGGAGACGAGTCACAGTTCCTCGAGCGTTTCGAGGAGTTCCGAGCGGCCGTGTCCGCTGGTGCTCTGCGAAACGAGGTCGTTGTCGTTGAGCTCGTCAGCCACGGAGAGGTCATCGCCTCGGAGATCGACTTCGTCGCCGGCTCAACAATGCACTTCTACCAAGCGGGCCGGGCGACGGACCATGCGTGGCGTGGGAGCGGGAACGTCGTGAAGGCAGCAGCGATCGACGTGGCATGCGCGCGGAATCTCGAGGAGTACGACATGCTTCGGGGCGACGAGCCCTACAAGCAGGACTGGGCAGACGACTCCCGAAGAGTCGTCCATCTTCGTTCCGCCCATGGTCTCCGAGCACGGGCTCTGCTCGCTGCCTCCCGCGTGCGACGACGCCTTGCCAAGAGCGGGGGCGGGCACTGA
- the atpH gene encoding ATP synthase F1 subunit delta: protein MTDQDRVDAYATAAYETAVAEGALEAVEDELFRFARVLEGSDDLRMTLTDAATPIERRMAVVEQLLGGRAHQVTASFVLYVVGAGRARDLPAIADALVAKAATRKESAVAEVRSAVELDDATQQRVAQALSDATGQQITVKVVVDPAVMGGLVARIGDTVIDGTVRHRLEELKERI from the coding sequence GTGACCGATCAGGACCGAGTCGACGCCTACGCCACGGCCGCCTACGAGACGGCCGTGGCCGAGGGTGCCCTCGAAGCAGTCGAAGACGAGCTCTTCCGGTTCGCCCGGGTCCTGGAGGGATCCGATGATCTCCGGATGACGCTGACCGACGCCGCCACCCCGATCGAGCGTCGTATGGCCGTCGTCGAGCAGCTGCTCGGCGGCAGGGCCCACCAGGTGACGGCGAGTTTCGTGCTCTACGTCGTCGGTGCCGGTCGCGCCCGCGACCTCCCCGCGATCGCCGACGCACTCGTGGCGAAGGCCGCCACCCGCAAGGAGAGCGCCGTGGCCGAGGTACGCAGCGCCGTGGAGCTCGACGACGCCACGCAGCAGCGCGTCGCGCAGGCGCTCTCCGACGCCACCGGACAGCAGATCACCGTCAAGGTGGTCGTCGACCCCGCGGTCATGGGCGGCCTCGTCGCCCGTATCGGCGACACCGTCATCGACGGCACGGTCCGCCACCGCCTCGAAGAACTGAAGGAGCGCATCTGA
- a CDS encoding AtpZ/AtpI family protein — translation MESEVPEPTPSQRRGAVWNGLGTGMSQSLELVVGPLLFALLGVWLDSRLGTSPWFAVGLLVFATAGATISAYYRFQARAEAHDEGKPWARRTASRGGAR, via the coding sequence GTGGAGTCCGAGGTACCAGAGCCGACGCCCTCGCAGCGTCGCGGCGCCGTGTGGAACGGCCTGGGCACGGGTATGTCCCAGTCGCTCGAACTGGTCGTGGGCCCCCTTCTCTTCGCCCTGCTCGGCGTGTGGCTCGACAGCCGGCTCGGCACGTCACCCTGGTTCGCCGTCGGGCTCCTCGTCTTTGCAACCGCCGGCGCCACCATCTCGGCCTACTACCGCTTCCAGGCCCGCGCCGAGGCGCACGACGAGGGCAAGCCCTGGGCGCGCAGGACCGCGTCACGGGGAGGTGCACGGTGA
- the glyA gene encoding serine hydroxymethyltransferase, translating into MHPFDALRATDPDVAALIEREEERQNTAIQLIASENFTSPAVMAATGSVLTNKYSEGYPHKRYYGGNEVIDDVEDLARDRACSLFGADHANVQPHSGANANMAVFLAVLDPGDKVMGMRLDQGGHLTHGSPVNFSGRFYEFAAYGVDAESETLDYDVIRDQAKAEAPKAVIAGATAYPRIIDFEAFRSICDEVGALLIVDAAHIAGLIAGGAHPSPVPHADIVTFTTHKTLRGPRAGAILCREEYAKVIDKAVFPGLQGGPLEHVIAAKAVAFREAAQPAFRDYAADIVTNARALAAGLDGEGFRIVSGGTDNHLMLVDLRPFGVNGKIAQEALDVAGIVCNKNTIPDDPESPFVTSGLRLGTAAVTTAGMGESEMGEVATLIARVLRAPDDEQVRGEVRDAVRVLTSKFTPYPDLHGG; encoded by the coding sequence ATGCACCCCTTCGACGCCCTTCGGGCCACCGATCCAGACGTCGCGGCGCTCATCGAGCGGGAGGAGGAGCGCCAGAACACGGCGATCCAGCTCATCGCGTCGGAGAACTTCACGTCGCCGGCGGTGATGGCCGCCACCGGGTCGGTGCTCACCAACAAGTACTCCGAGGGCTACCCCCACAAGCGCTACTACGGCGGCAACGAGGTCATCGACGATGTGGAGGACCTCGCACGCGACAGGGCGTGCTCACTCTTCGGCGCCGACCACGCCAACGTCCAGCCCCACTCGGGCGCCAACGCCAACATGGCGGTGTTCCTTGCCGTGCTCGACCCCGGCGACAAGGTCATGGGTATGCGCCTCGACCAGGGCGGACACCTCACCCACGGCTCGCCGGTCAACTTCTCCGGTCGCTTCTACGAGTTCGCCGCCTACGGTGTCGACGCCGAGAGCGAGACGCTCGACTACGACGTGATCCGCGACCAGGCGAAGGCCGAGGCGCCCAAGGCCGTCATCGCCGGCGCCACCGCCTATCCGCGGATCATCGACTTCGAGGCGTTCCGCTCCATCTGCGACGAGGTCGGCGCCCTGCTCATCGTCGACGCCGCGCACATCGCGGGGCTCATCGCCGGGGGCGCACACCCGTCTCCCGTCCCGCACGCCGACATCGTCACCTTCACGACCCACAAGACACTGCGGGGCCCGCGAGCCGGTGCGATCCTGTGCCGCGAGGAGTACGCCAAGGTCATCGACAAGGCCGTGTTCCCCGGCCTCCAGGGTGGGCCCCTCGAGCACGTCATCGCCGCCAAGGCCGTCGCCTTCCGGGAGGCGGCACAGCCGGCGTTTCGCGACTACGCCGCTGACATCGTCACCAACGCCCGGGCCTTGGCGGCCGGTCTCGACGGTGAGGGCTTCCGCATCGTGTCGGGAGGCACCGACAACCACCTGATGCTCGTCGACCTCCGCCCGTTCGGCGTCAACGGCAAGATCGCCCAGGAGGCGCTCGACGTCGCCGGGATCGTGTGCAACAAGAACACGATCCCCGACGATCCCGAGTCCCCCTTCGTCACGAGCGGGCTGCGCCTCGGCACGGCCGCCGTCACCACGGCGGGCATGGGGGAGTCCGAGATGGGCGAGGTCGCCACCCTCATCGCCCGTGTGCTGCGCGCCCCCGACGACGAGCAGGTCCGCGGCGAGGTCCGCGACGCCGTGCGGGTGCTCACGTCGAAGTTCACGCCCTACCCCGACCTGCACGGCGGGTAG
- the atpF gene encoding F0F1 ATP synthase subunit B, whose protein sequence is MRTRILVVVALAVGLVVAVPGTASASGETLGGCLIKNFEEIVGGHEIPEELTADQEEQLDEAAEECKEAPNPILPEVNELIWGGLFFLVVLVGLVKFGVPALKKGMADREERIREDLEEAERAKADGQEQLGEYQRQLADAREEAARIIEEARESADGVRSELIAQAEQDAAAVRERANADIAAATERATSDLQAQVGELAIELAERVVQQNLDHDTQVALIENYINEVGSTSE, encoded by the coding sequence GTGCGAACACGCATACTCGTCGTCGTCGCCTTGGCGGTCGGCCTCGTCGTCGCCGTTCCCGGCACGGCGTCGGCCTCCGGGGAGACGCTCGGAGGATGCCTCATCAAGAACTTCGAGGAGATCGTCGGGGGTCACGAGATCCCCGAGGAGCTCACGGCCGATCAGGAGGAACAGCTCGACGAGGCCGCCGAGGAATGCAAAGAGGCGCCCAACCCGATCCTTCCCGAGGTCAACGAGCTGATCTGGGGTGGGTTGTTCTTCCTCGTCGTGCTCGTCGGGCTCGTCAAGTTCGGTGTCCCCGCCCTGAAGAAGGGGATGGCCGACCGCGAGGAGCGCATCCGGGAGGACCTTGAGGAGGCCGAAAGGGCCAAGGCCGACGGCCAGGAGCAGCTGGGCGAGTACCAGAGGCAGCTGGCCGACGCCCGCGAGGAGGCGGCCCGGATCATCGAGGAGGCGCGGGAGTCCGCCGACGGTGTGCGATCCGAGCTCATCGCCCAGGCGGAGCAGGATGCCGCCGCGGTGCGTGAGCGTGCGAACGCCGACATCGCTGCTGCCACCGAGCGTGCGACCTCCGACCTGCAGGCGCAGGTGGGTGAGCTCGCCATCGAGCTGGCCGAGAGGGTCGTGCAGCAGAACCTCGATCACGACACCCAGGTGGCGCTGATCGAGAACTACATCAACGAGGTCGGGAGCACGAGCGAGTGA
- a CDS encoding ATP synthase subunit I, translating to MSQADTSVDVTTPGPTTDEKAAALRAELAGQDAPETEIALDMATHALWVAPAVLVVSGLFAGWGGVLGAAAALVLVAVNFLLAAALMRWAARISPEMLAATALGGYVVRLGLITVVGLGLRQVDAVDFLTFGVVLVATHIGLLVWELRSVSLSLAAPGLRPAGE from the coding sequence GTGAGTCAGGCCGACACCTCCGTTGACGTGACGACGCCGGGCCCGACAACCGACGAGAAGGCCGCGGCGCTGCGTGCCGAGTTGGCGGGCCAGGACGCGCCCGAGACCGAGATCGCCCTCGACATGGCCACCCACGCCCTGTGGGTCGCCCCGGCCGTACTGGTCGTGTCGGGGCTCTTCGCCGGATGGGGCGGCGTCCTCGGCGCCGCGGCCGCCCTGGTTCTCGTGGCCGTCAACTTCCTCCTCGCCGCCGCCCTGATGCGCTGGGCCGCGCGGATCTCACCCGAGATGCTCGCCGCCACCGCCCTGGGCGGCTACGTCGTTCGCCTCGGGCTCATCACCGTCGTCGGTCTCGGCCTCAGGCAGGTCGACGCCGTCGACTTCCTCACCTTCGGTGTGGTGCTCGTCGCGACCCACATCGGGCTCCTCGTGTGGGAGCTCCGGTCCGTCAGTCTGTCGCTCGCAGCGCCGGGTCTCCGCCCGGCGGGGGAGTAG